Proteins from a genomic interval of Candidatus Neomarinimicrobiota bacterium:
- the sppA gene encoding signal peptide peptidase SppA, producing MSTSRYDRTLKWMLWVAALFVIVLILSLFRRPRTEAWKVGDGPRVGVVEIEGLIVESERIVRQLDQFSRRKDIEAILVRINSPGGTVAASQEIYAKLRKMSEQGSKPVIASLGTVAASGGYYIAVAADTIVATPGTTTGSIGVVLDYPVAADLMDKIGVQMEVIKSGSLKDAGSPFRIPTESDRRSFQQVIDDLHAQFTEVVAMERNLSLERVKELATGEVFTGRQALNLGLIDVLGGFEDAIDLAGALTGSSKRPVIVRPIERRRISLWDLLLGSNSRPSWFPQLLPQYLMR from the coding sequence ATGAGCACCAGTCGCTACGATCGAACGTTGAAGTGGATGCTCTGGGTCGCGGCCCTCTTCGTGATTGTATTAATCTTGTCGCTGTTCCGCCGACCGCGGACCGAAGCCTGGAAAGTAGGCGATGGTCCCCGTGTTGGAGTGGTTGAGATTGAAGGACTTATCGTTGAAAGTGAGCGGATTGTCCGCCAGCTGGATCAGTTTAGCCGGCGCAAGGACATTGAGGCCATTCTGGTGCGAATTAACTCCCCCGGGGGCACAGTGGCCGCCAGTCAGGAGATTTACGCCAAGTTGCGCAAGATGAGTGAGCAGGGCTCAAAGCCGGTTATCGCCTCCCTGGGCACAGTGGCCGCCTCTGGCGGCTATTATATAGCCGTAGCAGCAGATACCATTGTCGCTACTCCTGGTACTACTACCGGTTCCATCGGGGTGGTCTTGGACTACCCGGTAGCAGCGGACCTGATGGACAAAATTGGTGTCCAGATGGAAGTAATCAAGAGTGGTTCCTTGAAAGATGCGGGCTCGCCCTTCCGTATCCCGACGGAAAGTGATCGCCGGAGCTTTCAACAGGTGATCGACGACCTTCACGCTCAATTCACCGAGGTGGTGGCGATGGAGCGGAATCTATCCTTGGAGCGCGTAAAGGAACTGGCTACCGGCGAGGTATTCACCGGTCGGCAGGCGCTGAATCTGGGCCTGATTGATGTTCTGGGAGGATTCGAAGATGCTATTGACCTGGCGGGGGCCCTTACTGGCAGCTCGAAACGCCCTGTCATCGTTAGGCCGATAGAACGGCGGCGCATCTCCCTCTGGGATCTTCTGCTGGGAAGCAACTCCCGCCCCAGCTGGTTCCCACAACTTCTGCCGCAATACCTCATGAGATAA
- a CDS encoding HU family DNA-binding protein, with the protein MIRSELMDLLEDRPGLTKSELIHFLARNTGLTKVETETIVDGLLGTVQEVLTMGKKVELRGFGTFLVRIRQPREARNPATQETVRLDRRSVPVFKPSKTLRIAVDQALQPDSVQ; encoded by the coding sequence ATGATCCGAAGCGAGCTGATGGATCTCTTGGAAGATCGCCCCGGTCTGACTAAGAGTGAACTCATTCATTTCCTGGCCCGGAACACCGGGCTGACAAAAGTGGAGACGGAAACAATTGTGGACGGCCTGTTGGGGACCGTCCAGGAGGTTCTTACGATGGGCAAGAAGGTGGAGTTGCGGGGCTTTGGCACCTTCCTCGTACGTATCCGTCAGCCACGGGAGGCACGCAATCCGGCCACGCAGGAAACGGTTCGCTTGGACCGGCGTTCGGTACCGGTTTTCAAACCCTCCAAAACCCTGCGGATTGCCGTTGACCAGGCTTTGCAACCGGATTCGGTGCAATAG
- a CDS encoding NAD(+)/NADH kinase: MKSFGIVANYRKADLWQLLPPLVEWLLERDQTVVLTDRLVGSAYQPPKQVKVCSTASIVRQVDVMLSIGGDGTILSTARIIGKAKVPILGIHMGGLGFLAEVPAVDTFKALEQVLNDQYRLEERMVLAVDLQHGDKFETYYAINDLVVDRGSSPRLLHTKVEVTGRKLNDYVSDGLIIATPTGSTAYSLSAGGPIVVPALEALTITPICPHSLSARSIVVPSTDKIVIRFKEDQEGIALTLDGQVKFEIDSRSVVTTRRATWNINMVRLLDSDYFHILRTKMGWSGDVPGG; the protein is encoded by the coding sequence ATGAAGTCCTTCGGGATTGTCGCTAATTATCGCAAGGCGGACCTGTGGCAGCTCCTGCCCCCGCTGGTGGAGTGGCTACTGGAGCGGGATCAAACCGTGGTCCTGACCGACCGCCTGGTGGGCTCTGCCTACCAGCCACCCAAGCAGGTGAAAGTCTGTTCAACGGCTAGCATCGTGCGGCAGGTGGACGTGATGCTATCCATCGGCGGCGACGGTACTATCCTGTCCACCGCCCGGATTATCGGCAAGGCCAAGGTTCCGATCCTCGGGATCCATATGGGCGGCCTGGGCTTCCTGGCGGAGGTCCCCGCCGTCGATACCTTCAAGGCCCTGGAACAGGTCCTCAACGATCAGTACCGCCTGGAAGAGCGCATGGTGCTGGCCGTGGATCTGCAGCATGGCGACAAGTTCGAGACCTACTATGCTATCAACGATCTGGTGGTAGACCGGGGCAGTTCGCCACGGCTCCTCCATACCAAGGTGGAGGTAACCGGGCGCAAGCTGAACGACTACGTATCAGACGGGCTTATTATTGCCACCCCTACCGGCTCAACGGCCTACTCCCTTTCGGCCGGAGGCCCCATTGTGGTGCCCGCCCTGGAGGCATTGACGATCACCCCCATCTGCCCGCATTCCCTCTCGGCCCGCTCGATCGTCGTGCCCAGCACTGATAAGATCGTCATCCGCTTCAAAGAGGACCAGGAAGGCATCGCCCTCACGCTGGACGGGCAGGTCAAGTTCGAGATCGACAGCCGGTCCGTGGTCACCACCCGGCGGGCCACCTGGAATATCAATATGGTGCGCCTGCTGGACAGCGACTACTTCCACATCCTCCGCACAAAGATGGGTTGGTCCGGGGACGTTCCGGGCGGCTAG
- the xseB gene encoding exodeoxyribonuclease VII small subunit, producing MAEKKPELTFEEALEQLHDIVAQLESESVSLDRSLQLFAEGKRLAEFCQAQLADAEEKVKMLLKTSAGFEEQPGLPASDTKEDE from the coding sequence ATGGCTGAGAAGAAACCGGAACTGACCTTTGAAGAAGCCCTGGAACAGCTGCATGACATTGTAGCGCAGCTGGAGTCGGAATCGGTGAGTCTGGATCGTTCACTGCAGCTATTCGCCGAAGGAAAGCGTTTGGCTGAGTTCTGTCAGGCCCAGCTGGCCGATGCGGAGGAGAAAGTCAAGATGCTGTTGAAGACCTCGGCGGGCTTCGAAGAGCAGCCCGGGCTCCCGGCGTCGGATACAAAGGAGGATGAATGA
- the xseA gene encoding exodeoxyribonuclease VII large subunit — MSPAGPLEILSVSQLNRQAKQLLESHFAPVWVEGEISNFKHHTSGHMYFILKDDRAEVAAVMFASLNVSLAFSPVNGQKVLARGGLTLYETRGQYQLVLQNLYPAGAGELWLAFEDLKQRLQAEGLFDPARKKPLPTFPRRIGLVTSPTGAAIRDIMQVVRRRAPHVTLIVRPTLVQGEGAATDIAAALAEFGAYARVDLVILARGGGSLEDLWPFNEEEVARAVAACPLPTLSAVGHETDITICDLVADMRAPTPSAAAELAVPEREAYLQYVDEQLTAMERVIRRRIQDLQQQVIQLRQRYAFRQPLVLIENRKEQLERLADGLKLGIAHLIARKSQALEVAATGLQALNPRGVLERGYVIVTDDQTGQVVTRRRGLGLQQALTLHLSDGTAGVEVTRLEEN, encoded by the coding sequence ATGTCGCCGGCCGGTCCCCTTGAGATTCTCTCCGTCTCGCAGCTGAATCGTCAGGCGAAACAGCTCCTGGAATCACATTTTGCCCCTGTCTGGGTGGAGGGCGAAATATCAAACTTCAAGCACCACACTTCCGGTCACATGTATTTTATTCTGAAAGATGACCGGGCCGAGGTAGCTGCTGTAATGTTTGCCTCGCTCAATGTTTCACTGGCCTTCAGCCCGGTGAACGGTCAAAAGGTTCTGGCTCGCGGGGGTCTGACCCTGTATGAGACCCGGGGGCAGTATCAGCTGGTCTTGCAGAATCTCTACCCCGCGGGGGCGGGCGAGCTGTGGCTGGCCTTTGAAGACCTTAAACAAAGGCTCCAGGCCGAAGGCCTTTTTGACCCGGCCCGTAAAAAGCCTCTGCCCACGTTCCCGCGGCGCATCGGGCTGGTGACCTCACCGACAGGTGCGGCCATCCGCGATATCATGCAGGTGGTCAGGCGGCGGGCCCCTCACGTGACCCTGATTGTAAGGCCCACTTTGGTGCAGGGTGAGGGGGCCGCGACAGACATCGCAGCCGCTCTGGCTGAATTCGGCGCCTACGCTCGGGTGGACCTGGTGATCCTGGCCAGAGGCGGCGGTTCCCTGGAGGACCTGTGGCCCTTCAACGAGGAGGAAGTGGCCCGGGCGGTGGCCGCTTGTCCTCTGCCTACGCTCTCGGCGGTGGGACATGAGACCGATATTACCATCTGCGATCTGGTGGCGGATATGCGGGCGCCTACACCATCGGCAGCAGCCGAGCTGGCGGTGCCCGAAAGGGAGGCCTACCTGCAATATGTGGATGAGCAGTTAACAGCTATGGAGCGGGTGATCCGCCGACGAATCCAGGATTTACAACAGCAAGTGATCCAATTACGCCAGCGTTACGCCTTCCGTCAGCCGCTGGTACTCATTGAAAACCGGAAAGAACAGCTTGAACGCTTGGCCGATGGCCTGAAGCTGGGCATAGCTCACCTGATAGCACGCAAATCACAGGCTCTCGAAGTAGCGGCGACCGGTCTCCAGGCCCTTAATCCCCGGGGGGTGCTGGAGCGGGGGTACGTGATCGTCACCGATGACCAGACCGGACAGGTGGTCACCCGCCGTAGGGGCCTTGGGCTTCAGCAGGCCCTGACGCTGCATCTGAGCGATGGCACCGCCGGCGTAGAAGTTACCCGCCTGGAGGAGAATTAG